A genome region from Macrotis lagotis isolate mMagLag1 chromosome 4, bilby.v1.9.chrom.fasta, whole genome shotgun sequence includes the following:
- the INAFM2 gene encoding putative transmembrane protein INAFM2, with the protein MKERDSAPAERGKPATYTGDKKAKMAAKTNKKWVRLATVFAYVLSVSLAAIVLAVYYSLIWQPVGAGHSGGQSPPHGPSNATAPAPAGTPGAAAGGPNATAWPGTEAPQDSPPLQGAGPAARPPGEQRRRRREAAGEAPAAAPGSR; encoded by the coding sequence ATGAAGGAGCGCGACTCGGCCCCGGCCGAGCGGGGCAAGCCGGCCACCTACACCGGGGACAAGAAGGCGAAGATGGCGGCCAAGACCAACAAGAAGTGGGTCCGGCTGGCCACCGTGTTCGCCTACGTGCTGTCCGTGTCGCTGGCCGCCATCGTGCTGGCCGTCTACTACAGCCTCATCTGGCAGCCGGTGGGCGCCGGCCACTCGGGGGGCCAGAGCCCGCCCCACGGCCCCTCCAACGCCACGGCCCCCGCGCCGGCCGGGACcccgggggcggcggcggggggccCCAACGCCACGGCCTGGCCCGGGACCGAGGCGCCGCAAGACTCGCCTCCGCTGCAGGGCGCGGGGCCCGCGGCCCGGCCGCCCGGggagcagcggcggcggcggcgggaggcgGCGGGGGAAGCGCCGGCGGCGGCGCCCGGGAGTCGCTGA